The Sorangiineae bacterium MSr11954 DNA segment CGGGCGGCGGGCCGTCGAGGTGTTGGACGCGCGCGAGCGCCGGGGCGATCTCCGCCCCAGCGCCTGGCATCGGCCGGCGGGCGCGTGGGCGCTCGAGCGCGCGCGCTTGCTCACCATTTTGCCCGAACGCGAAATGACGACCCTGATCCGGGATGCGCGCATTCACAGGTACGGACGCCGGAGCATCGAAAGCTTCGACGACGACGATCCGCACGTCTGGATCGTCCTCGAGGGCGGGGTCAAACTGTGCCGCACCAGCGCGCTCGGGCAGCGGTGGATCGAGGCCATCCTCGAGCCGGGCGATGCCTTCGGACGGCTGTCGGTCCACTCCGAGGGGGTCGCGTACGAGGTGCAAGCGCTGGAGCCCACGCGCCTCGCCGCCATCGCCCGCGATCGCTTCGAGGCGCTCTTGCGCGCCCATCCGGAGCTGGCGTACTCCGTGGTGCAGCACCTGGAGGCGCGGCAGCGCAAGCTCGTTCGCCGCATCGAATCGCTGGTGTTCAAGGACGTGCACATGCGCGTGGCCGAGACGATCCTGGAGCTCGCGCGTGAACCCGGCGATCCCTGTCCGCATGGCTTCGCGGTGGATCTGCGCATTACGCAACAGGACATCGCGGAGCTGGTGGGGGCGTCGCGTCAGATGGTCAATCGGGTGCTCGGCGACTTCGAGCGCCGCTTGTACCTTCAACGCCTTGGCCGCGTCGTTTGTGTGCTGCACCGCGAAAGACTGGAGCGCTTCGCGGAGAGCGCCGCGCAATCGGCCGGCGATGCGTCCGAAATGTCCGAAGTGTCCACCCGTTGACAGCAGCAGGGCGCGGCTCCGCGTAACGGGAGGATATGCCCCCGTCGTCGCTGCATCGTTTCGTCCGCGGAAGCCTGGCTAGGTCCTTCATGGCCATGTCGTTGGCCGCGTTCTTCATGGCAACGTCCTTGCCCGCGTTGGCCCAGTCCGCGCCGCGCGCACGACCGGCGATTCATGAGCGCGTGGAGGCGCTGCCGCGTGAGGGGCCGCGTCATGCTCTCGACGTGACAATCGTCGGCGCGTACGCGCGCGTGCTCGATTCGAAGCGGGTCTCGGGGCTCGCGGACATCGGGCTCTTCGAGCTTCGCGCCCGCCTCTTGCTCGGCGGAAAGGCCGCGTACTGCGCGGGGCTCGACGGCGCCGTCGGGGGGAGCAACCGCGGCGCGGTGTACGCGGCCACGCTCTATCCGGGCGGCATCGGCGGGCGCTGGGGCGATGGAAACGGGATCGCGTTGTGCGGCGGCGCCGGCGTCGACGAGGCGGTGGGCGCGCTACCCGTGGCGGCACGGTTTCCGGTGGAGTGGTTTCTCGCGGTGAGCGTCGGCTCCATTCGGCCGACTCTGTGGGTGCGGCCGTCGTGGATCGCCGGGGCGGATGCGCGGCGGCGTGGCGCGTCGATTCCGTTCATCGACGAGCTCGAAGCGGGGGTGCTCGTGCGATTGAGCCCGCAACATCGTTATTGGGAAGACGTCAATGCCGGGGGCGGGCTCGCGCTGGGGATCGTGTACCGCGAGTTCATGGATACGCGCTCCGTGGCGGCGGTGATGGGCTTCAACCTGGTGGGTGCGCGATGAGAACGGCGCGAGGTATGCGGCTCTTTTTGCGATGCATGGTGGCCGTTGCCATCGCGGCTCTCGTCGTTTTCGCCGGCGCGGCCGCGGGCGCAGACGGCGTGGCCGCGGGCGCAGACGGCGCGGCCGCGGGCGCAGACCACACGCCTGCAGACGGCCCGGGCGTCTCGCACGAGAGCGGCTTTTTCGCAGGCACCGGCGGGGTCAAACTCTTCGAGCAATCGTGGCGCGTTCGAGGGCGGCCGCGCGCGGTCGTGGTCATTCACCACGGATTGAAATCGCACAGCGAGCACGATGCGGAGCTCTCGCGCCGTCTCGTCGCGCAAGGGTACGATGTTCATGCGTATGACATGCGCGGGCACGGCCGCTCGGAGGGCCGCCGCGCGACCATCGATGATTTCGACGATTTGCTCGGCGATCTCGCGCTCTTCCTCGCGCGCGTACGAGCACGCGAGCCCGGGCTCCCCATCTTCCTCCTCGGTCACAGCGTGGGTGGCGCCGTCGTGACCTTGTTCGCCCTCGAGCGCCACCCGCCGCTCGCCGGCGTCGTCCTCTTGGCGCCCGCCCTTCGCGTCGACAAACCGCTCCTCCTCGCCGCCGCCACCCCGCTGTCCGCCTCGCTCCTGCCCAACTTTCCCGCGATCGACATCCCCGACGGCTCGTTCTCGCGCGATCCCCAGACGGTCGCGAACCTGGCGCGCGATCCGCTCGTCGAGCATTCTCCGGCGCCTGCGCGCACCGCCCGCGCGCTGCTTCGGGCCATCGAGCGCATCTGGGCGCGCGCCGGCACCTTCGACCTTCCGCTGCTCGCCCTCCATGGCACGGGCGACCACGTCACCGATCCGCGCGGGACCGCCGAAATCGTCGCGCGGGCGCGCACCTCGCCCGAGCGCAAAACCCTCCTGCTCTACGGCGGATTGTACCACGACTTGCTCCACGAGCCGGAGCGCGCGCAGGTCATGGACGACGTCATCGCGTGGTTGAATGCGGCGCAGGAACGCGTACCATCGGCGCGCCCCGATCGATTTTGAATCGCGCGTCGGTCGCGAGGATCCCCACTACGGATTTGGGCCAGAGCATCCGCGCGCGAGCCATTCACGCAACGCGCGGAACGAGGCCGGGTTTGGGAACGTGCCCACCGTGGTTACGAGACGTCGTTGTGCTGCTCGTAATGTACGCCGTCTGCCGGTTTGAGCGTGACCGGCATGGGTGGGCCGTGCGAAGAGGCTTCGGCGCTCGAGTCTTGCGTTGGGTGCGGCGACGGCGTGTTGGGAACCGGTCGAAGGTGTGAGGCGAGAAGCGTGGTTCCTGGTGCCATGCGGACGCCAGGCCCCGCGTGCACCGTGACATTGTTGAATCGGAGAGGATCTCCGCAAACGTTGCAGACGACTTCGGCGTGCGCGGGCCGCCCGCAGAGAAGGTGGTGGACCTGCACGGGGGCTCCTTCGGGCTCGCTGGCCCAGGTATCACCCCATCGCAGAAGGCTCAGAAGTATGGGAAAGAGCGCCTCGCCCTTGGTGGTCGGGCGATACTCCCAGCGCGCAGGGTGCTGGCTGTACAGGACGCGCTCGAGGACGCCTTTTTGTACCAACGTCTCCAGACGCGCCGCGAGGGTGTTCGTTGGGATACGGAGATCTTTGCAAAGCTGCTCGAAGCGGCGCAGCCCGAAGAAGACGTCGCGGAGGATCAAAGGAGCCCACGATGGCTCGATTTGATCCAACGTACGAGCGATGGAGCAATGAAATTTCGCAAAGGGATGAGAAATGGTAGTCGAACGTTTCATGTCGTGACCGCCCCGTCGGTATTCGCTGATTGGCAGTTGAACAGTCGCGTCGAAAGAAAACCCAAACGCAAGCGATGACGCGAGCGCGAACGGGTACGCGCACGCACCCGTTGCGCAGCGCGCTTCTTTCCTTCGCCCTCACCGGCGCGAGTCGCTGGATCGACGGCGATCCGTTCCAGCAACGCAACGCGGCTATTTCGCTTTATCGATCCGTCGACCTCTCGCATGCTCATGACATCGGTACGAATGGATCGGCAGTTGTGCGCTAAAGTAGGTACGGCCCGAGCAGAAGCTATTTATCGGTGACTCCGCTCGTTCGCGTAACGGCTCCTTAGCTTCTTCGAGCGCGAGCTATGCTTGTGGTTTCTTTAGATTACGTTTCCACAACGTATGGGGGGCGCGCCTCCGCCGGCTAGGGCGACGATGATCCCATCGCCGGCAGCCATGTCGATGGTCGACACCGCGGCCGGGCTGAACGGGTCGACGAAATCGACCGTTGGATTCGAGGACGTGCTCTTGGGCGACCGGCAAACTTCGAGACCCGCAGGCTCGAGGAGATCGCGGCCGCATTTCGGGCGCTTCTCCCGCGGATCAATGCCCGGTGAAGAGATTGCGCCCATCGGAGGGATCGGAAGGCGCGGGTGATACCGCCGTCGATGCGTTGGTTACCCCGAGAGGGTCGACATCGAGATCCATGTTCGGCGCAGGGCTCGCATGATTCGTAGGACGCGTAGGTTTGCGAATGCGAATGGCGCTGGAAGCCGAGGACGCGGAGGAAGATGCCGTCGAAGCTGTCGTTCGAGCTACGGGTGCCGGGGGAGTGACAGGCGCGGGCTCCCGTGGAGTGACAGGCGCGATCGGCGGAGCAGCGCTCGCGGACGACGGCGATTGGAGCGGCTTGGGTGCTTCGGGCGCGGCGGGCGATGCCATCGTCGCGCTGGTGATTGACTCAAATGTTCCGCCTTGGCGCATCGCCCTTCCAAGAAAAATCGCCGCGACGAATACCGCTGCAGCCGCGATCCCGACGGGCGCGCGAGCCGTGCGCCTGAGCCCGAGCTCAACACCGTACGTTCGCGGTGCCCAGCCAGGACGAGCGGGGGGGATCGGTTTCAATGTGTCGTTGCGACGTGATCGACGAGGGGGATTTTTTCTCGGAATCGCATCGGCTGACATCGAATCGAGGATCTCATCGACCTCGCGTTCGACGCTGGGGCTCGCGTTCCGCTTCCTACGCGACATCACGCACGGCTCAACGGATCGAGCCAAGTCGGCAAAGAGCACATCGTTCGCGATGGACGCGTGGGAGCTATCCTGGCGTGCGCGGGGCTCGACGGGCTCGATGGACGCAGCGCTCGGAGTCGTCGCAGTAGGCACCGTGTCCACGTAGGTGATAGCCGGACGGCGAGCTGAATCCTCGCTCGTGGTTGCACCGCTCACGAACACGACCGAATCCCCATTCCCATGTCGAGGGTCGGCCTTTTGCAGCTCGCCTTGCGCCTCCTTCGTCATCATCTACGCCTCGGGTTTACGTCGAGGTTGCCGGACGAAGGGACGCCCCCTTCCCGGTACTGCGCATATTCGTCGGCGAATTCTGGCCCGAAGAGCAATCGAAATGTTTGGTTTTCTTTATCGGCAAGGTCCTTGTGCCGCTGCGCGTAGCTCGTACGCAGTCGTCGGTTCGTCATCGAGGTAATCGCGTAAGAGTGGTTTTACGCTTTCTCTTAGAGGTCGACGCTTCCATGGATGCGGGGGACGCATCCATCCGGCAAAACAAAAGCCGAAGCGTTGGAATCTCGGCCGATACGCACGGAGAAACGGCGCGCGACGTCGTCGAACCCGTTCAGAATTTGCACGTTGCGGACGTATAACGAGAGGCGCGTCGCACTCGGCATGACCGGCGCTCCTTCCGAACGAAAAGGAGAGATGAAGACTTGGCTCTTCCTTGGATTGTTTTATGAATCAAAGAATCGCGCCCCGACGTGCAGCACGTGAACTCCTCCCGATCTCGGTAGTCGCGACAACATCTCGTCATTTCTGAGCCGCGGCTGGAAGACGCGGCGCCTCTGCATGAGTAGAATCCACACAATCTCCTGCGACTCGAGACCGATGTAGGCAGTGCAATGGCCACATACGAGTACAAACGCAACCAGGAAATCCCCGGCACCCCCTACATCTTCATTCGCCGCTTGGAAGAAGGGGGCGAGGGGGAGCTCTATGAAGTCGAATCGCGAGTCCCCAAAAAGCGATGGGCGATGAAGTTGCCCTTGGCCGCCGGCGTGGGAGAGGACCGCTTCCGGTTGGAAGCGCAGATCACATGCTCGCTCAAGCACCCGAACATCGTCGAGGTGCTGCCCGGAGGCGAGACGACCGAGGGTGCCGGCCGTCGCCTGTACTTCACGATGCCCATGATGCGCGGGAAGTCGCTCGAGGATGCGCTCAAGAGTTGGGGCGAGGGCAAGCCATTCGACATACGGACGGCCGTGGGAACGCTGCTTCCGGTCTTGGAAGCGCTCCGGTACGCACACGGGCGGGGTATCGTTCACCGCGATCTCAAGCCGGCCAACATCTTTTTGGAGAAAGAGAAAGAGGACGCTTCGACGCGCGTCAAGGTCATTGATTTCGGCATCGCCCACGTCATCTCGCTCGTCGAGGCGAAGCCGAAGAGGAAGCGATTTTTTGGAACCCTGCGCTACGCGTCTCCGGAGCAACTTCGTGGAGAGGATCCGACCGGCGCGACGGATGTCCACGCGGTGGGGCTCATCCTGTTCCGCATGCTAACCGGGCGCGGAATGTGGGACGAGCAGGAGCTCGAGCACGATGACCCCAACGAACGCGCGCTCGCGGTCGCTCGTGCGATCCTCACCGAACGACGCCCGCGTGCATCGTGGTTCGCCGAAGTGCCGGCCGAGCTGGACGAGCTCGTCGATCGGATGACCAACCGCGATCCGCAGGTTCGGCCGAGCCCCGAAACGGTCATCGAGAACTTGCGCAATATCGTGGGTCGCATGCCCGCTCGCGACCACGATCCAACGAGTGTCGATGGAAGCGACACCGAACCGGCGCAGATCGAGGCGTTGATGGCCGGCACGCACGCGCACTTGACCGACCCGCACGAGCGATCTCCGTTGGAGGTTGCGCGCGAGAAAGAAAGAGCGAACCAGCCGACCCATGTGGGCATACCCGCAAAAGCAGTGGGTTCGGCCGGTGTCGCGGACGACGCCTGCCCCGTCATTCTTCGAGCTCCGCGCCGAGCTTCGCGTTCGCCCGTGGCCGTGGCACGAGTGTTCACCACACAGAACGACCGGGCGCCGCCCGAATTTGCGGACAGCAGCAGGAGCGCCCCGCCTGTGCTGCACCCGCCGCTCGAGAAGCATGGCCTCCGAAGTGCGCCCACGACCAGCTACGTCCCCCCATTCGCGATGCGAGAGCGAGAGCGGGGGCGAGATGGAGACACCAAGAGCACCCCTGTTTTCAACGCAGCTCCGGACGATGCTCCCGCGGCACCCGTTGGCAACCGCACCGTGCCCCGTTCTCATCAAGCTATTCCCCCGACCCTTCGAACGATGCCGGTTTCGGTCAAAGCACCGACGCCGGTCCTCGGCAACCGGCGCCGCCTGCTGCTTCTCTGCGTGGCCATGTTCTTCAGCGCGCTGGTGGTATGGGCGGTATGGAGCCTCGGGCACGCGTCGTTACGGCCGACGAACGCACCACCGGGGAAGTCATGAGCGCAGGCGAGGATAGGACGACGCTCCCTGCGGCAAGCGGGACATCGAGCACGTCGCAGAAAAAGGGCGATGGTGACGCCCTCACCGATCCGGATGCAAACGTCACCGATCCCGATTTCGTGCTGCCTGCCCGAGACCCCTTGCCTGTCGGTCGTGCTCCGGATGGAGAGGTGGGCCGCCTTTTTGCCGGTTTGGATTTGCTCCCCGCGGTTCTTCGATCGCACACCCCGCGACCAGCCACGGAAATGGAGATCGCGTCAGGCCCAAATGTGCATCTCAACATCAGCGAGCCAGGCATCGAGGATGGCGGGATGGTCACCCTTTCGAGCGCGGCCGCGACGCCTTCGGGAGATATCGCGAAACCGCCGGCGGGTTTGCATCTCGATGCCGCCGGAGCAAGTACCCGCACCGTCACCACGAATCCTGCTCGACCACGACCACGTCGAACGAGCATCGTCGTGCTCGCGTTCACCGCGGCTGTTGCAATCGCAAGCGGTTGGGCCATTGGGTTCGTGAGCCCGCACCTGGTCACCGGCCCGAGCGCAGCGGCACCGAGCACCCCACCCCCGATCTCCGCGGCGCTCTCGCAACCTGCGCAAGCACCGCAGGTGCCGAGCAACGTGATGCCACCTCGCCTCGGGGTCTCAATCGACCAACCCGAGCGAGTCCCGCCGACGCCAAGCGCGGCGCCGTCGAGCACGACGCGGGCCATCGACGACGTTTCCATTGGCCAACAACGGCGCGCGACCTCGGCGCCGAGCGCCGAAGGCAAGCGATCGATCATGAGCCCCAGTCCGAAGCCGAGCTCGA contains these protein-coding regions:
- a CDS encoding Crp/Fnr family transcriptional regulator, translated to MSKKEDFFTRIKVSSPVRALGRRAVEVLDARERRGDLRPSAWHRPAGAWALERARLLTILPEREMTTLIRDARIHRYGRRSIESFDDDDPHVWIVLEGGVKLCRTSALGQRWIEAILEPGDAFGRLSVHSEGVAYEVQALEPTRLAAIARDRFEALLRAHPELAYSVVQHLEARQRKLVRRIESLVFKDVHMRVAETILELAREPGDPCPHGFAVDLRITQQDIAELVGASRQMVNRVLGDFERRLYLQRLGRVVCVLHRERLERFAESAAQSAGDASEMSEVSTR
- a CDS encoding lysophospholipase yields the protein MRTARGMRLFLRCMVAVAIAALVVFAGAAAGADGVAAGADGAAAGADHTPADGPGVSHESGFFAGTGGVKLFEQSWRVRGRPRAVVVIHHGLKSHSEHDAELSRRLVAQGYDVHAYDMRGHGRSEGRRATIDDFDDLLGDLALFLARVRAREPGLPIFLLGHSVGGAVVTLFALERHPPLAGVVLLAPALRVDKPLLLAAATPLSASLLPNFPAIDIPDGSFSRDPQTVANLARDPLVEHSPAPARTARALLRAIERIWARAGTFDLPLLALHGTGDHVTDPRGTAEIVARARTSPERKTLLLYGGLYHDLLHEPERAQVMDDVIAWLNAAQERVPSARPDRF
- a CDS encoding helix-turn-helix transcriptional regulator; the protein is MILRDVFFGLRRFEQLCKDLRIPTNTLAARLETLVQKGVLERVLYSQHPARWEYRPTTKGEALFPILLSLLRWGDTWASEPEGAPVQVHHLLCGRPAHAEVVCNVCGDPLRFNNVTVHAGPGVRMAPGTTLLASHLRPVPNTPSPHPTQDSSAEASSHGPPMPVTLKPADGVHYEQHNDVS
- a CDS encoding serine/threonine protein kinase, with amino-acid sequence MATYEYKRNQEIPGTPYIFIRRLEEGGEGELYEVESRVPKKRWAMKLPLAAGVGEDRFRLEAQITCSLKHPNIVEVLPGGETTEGAGRRLYFTMPMMRGKSLEDALKSWGEGKPFDIRTAVGTLLPVLEALRYAHGRGIVHRDLKPANIFLEKEKEDASTRVKVIDFGIAHVISLVEAKPKRKRFFGTLRYASPEQLRGEDPTGATDVHAVGLILFRMLTGRGMWDEQELEHDDPNERALAVARAILTERRPRASWFAEVPAELDELVDRMTNRDPQVRPSPETVIENLRNIVGRMPARDHDPTSVDGSDTEPAQIEALMAGTHAHLTDPHERSPLEVAREKERANQPTHVGIPAKAVGSAGVADDACPVILRAPRRASRSPVAVARVFTTQNDRAPPEFADSSRSAPPVLHPPLEKHGLRSAPTTSYVPPFAMRERERGRDGDTKSTPVFNAAPDDAPAAPVGNRTVPRSHQAIPPTLRTMPVSVKAPTPVLGNRRRLLLLCVAMFFSALVVWAVWSLGHASLRPTNAPPGKS